One Thermicanus aegyptius DSM 12793 DNA segment encodes these proteins:
- a CDS encoding putative bifunctional diguanylate cyclase/phosphodiesterase, with protein MGSSEVEEKLPALILDHLEEGVLLTNPKAEIIYVNTHFTRVTGYGKEEVTGKNPNILSSGIHGEDFYRQMWQKILTLGRWEGEIWNRRKNGELYLEGAMIQSIQDMEGNPRYFMAVFRDITEKKRLEEKIHQLAHYDPVTHLPNESFLTMTLDRLIQERKDTGQKIAIVHLSVLQFKQIAESLGRISGNKLLRTIADQLKEIIGQEGFLGKWNGSQFILLLPISDYDEVISLVQKVLGEFHRHFSLDHHHFYLTLRAGISLYPQDGEEPELLFQKAEQASSFTREVRVPYLLYSSQFEEKIHIRLTVREYLRRALEEKQFYLHYQPIVDLHTGKWMGAEALVRWNHPVLGPLAPGIFIPVAEEMEFIGLLDEEVMRLACLKLREWEERVPPSFRMAINLSVQEFQVRDLVASVDRILQETGVSGEQIDLEITESALMQDAESSLQKLHALKERGIRISLDDFGTGYSSLQYLHRLPLDKLKIDRSFLKNINGDDRDRTIVKSVIDLGHNLGLKVLAEGIEEEEQFQLLKRLGSDEGQGNLFSPPIPGEEWETRFMRR; from the coding sequence ATGGGTTCATCTGAGGTTGAGGAGAAACTTCCTGCTCTCATTCTGGACCATTTGGAAGAAGGGGTTCTTCTCACCAATCCCAAAGCAGAAATCATCTATGTAAACACGCATTTTACTCGCGTGACGGGATATGGGAAGGAAGAAGTAACGGGCAAAAACCCGAACATCTTAAGCTCCGGGATTCATGGAGAAGATTTTTATCGCCAGATGTGGCAAAAGATTCTCACCCTTGGAAGATGGGAAGGGGAGATTTGGAATCGAAGGAAAAATGGCGAGCTTTATCTGGAAGGAGCCATGATTCAATCGATCCAGGATATGGAGGGAAATCCCCGCTATTTTATGGCTGTCTTTCGGGACATCACCGAAAAGAAACGACTGGAAGAGAAGATTCACCAATTGGCCCATTACGACCCGGTCACTCATCTACCCAATGAATCTTTTTTAACGATGACCTTAGATCGTCTCATTCAGGAAAGAAAGGATACCGGGCAGAAGATCGCTATCGTCCATCTCAGCGTTCTCCAGTTTAAACAAATTGCCGAATCGCTGGGCCGTATATCCGGGAATAAGCTCCTCCGCACGATTGCGGACCAATTAAAGGAAATCATCGGCCAGGAAGGTTTTCTGGGGAAGTGGAACGGATCGCAATTTATTCTTCTTCTTCCTATCTCCGATTATGATGAGGTGATTTCCCTCGTTCAAAAAGTATTGGGGGAGTTTCATCGCCATTTTAGTCTCGATCATCATCATTTTTACCTCACCCTTCGAGCGGGAATCAGTCTTTATCCCCAGGATGGAGAAGAACCTGAGCTCTTGTTTCAAAAGGCGGAACAAGCTTCTTCCTTCACCAGAGAAGTTCGAGTCCCTTACCTTCTCTACTCCTCCCAGTTTGAGGAGAAGATCCACATCCGTTTGACGGTCAGAGAGTACCTCAGGAGGGCTTTGGAAGAAAAACAGTTCTACCTGCATTATCAACCCATTGTTGATTTGCATACAGGGAAATGGATGGGGGCAGAAGCTTTGGTCCGCTGGAACCACCCTGTCTTAGGTCCTTTGGCTCCGGGTATCTTTATTCCTGTGGCTGAAGAAATGGAGTTCATCGGCCTTCTCGATGAAGAGGTAATGCGTTTGGCTTGCTTAAAACTGAGGGAGTGGGAGGAGAGGGTTCCTCCCTCTTTCCGGATGGCGATCAATCTCTCTGTTCAGGAATTTCAGGTGCGGGATCTGGTGGCGAGCGTCGATCGGATTCTTCAGGAGACCGGAGTAAGCGGTGAACAGATCGATTTGGAGATCACAGAAAGCGCCTTAATGCAGGATGCGGAGAGCTCTTTACAAAAGCTTCATGCTTTGAAGGAGCGGGGGATCCGCATCAGCCTCGATGATTTCGGCACCGGTTACTCCTCTCTCCAATATCTGCATCGTCTACCACTGGACAAGCTAAAAATCGACCGATCTTTTCTTAAGAATATTAACGGGGATGATCGGGATCGGACGATTGTCAAATCGGTTATTGATCTGGGCCATAATCTGGGATTAAAGGTACTGGCAGAGGGAATAGAGGAGGAAGAGCAGTTCCAACTCCTTAAGCGGCTTGGAAGCGATGAGGGGCAGGGAAACCTCTTTAGCCCTCCCATCCCCGGTGAAGAATGGGAAACCCGTTTCATGCGCCGGTAA
- a CDS encoding ABC-ATPase domain-containing protein gives MERLRSILTRIDGRGYKAYKEMEGRYEGKGYTLLIDHVQGDPFAAPSRIRLLLPRERARLSKEMDQTPWRKVALADFLNRSVLMAIRQVGKRRGSGRSGLIRIDTPGQEMLMRTAVRLTEEQVEFRLSVGLPARGRTVLGREAIEMFLEDLPEILQKGVLERDEAALRRQLELSDQQEAIYRYLEAHKLVAFVGDGAVLPRESGISDRPMQGKGVIPFYSPPSLAVEIPIPHREKPIRGMGIPQGVTLIVGGGYHGKSTLLKAIERGVYPHIPGDGREYVLTDTTAVKIRAEDGRKITGVNLTPFIHQLPYGKETTFFTTEDASGSTSQAANILEMLEVGARLLLIDEDTSATNFMIRDARMQALVEKEKEPITPFIDRVRELYEEQGVSTLLVVGGTGDYLDVADTVILMDEYKAYDVTQKAKEVAGRLKSTRKPETTSPLHLTPRIPLPESFSALRKGREKAEAKGIFTILLGEERIDLSYCEQLVDESQTRAIANLLRLLGEEREVGRWEMNRLLVEVEKRLQEKGLEVLSPYPPGKHPGDMALPRRFEIAMAVNRLRSLRIKNP, from the coding sequence ATGGAGAGACTCCGTTCCATTCTCACCCGCATCGATGGGAGAGGGTACAAAGCCTATAAAGAGATGGAAGGAAGATATGAGGGAAAGGGATATACCCTCTTGATTGACCACGTACAGGGGGATCCTTTCGCCGCTCCTTCCCGCATCCGACTCCTTCTCCCTCGGGAGCGGGCCAGGCTATCCAAGGAGATGGATCAAACCCCCTGGAGGAAAGTTGCCCTCGCCGATTTTCTCAACCGCTCCGTTCTCATGGCTATACGCCAAGTGGGAAAGAGGAGGGGATCGGGTCGCAGCGGTCTGATCCGGATCGATACTCCCGGACAGGAGATGCTCATGCGGACGGCGGTTCGGCTCACGGAGGAGCAGGTTGAATTCCGGCTCTCCGTGGGTCTTCCGGCCCGGGGAAGGACGGTGCTGGGGAGGGAAGCGATCGAGATGTTCCTGGAGGATCTGCCGGAGATTCTTCAAAAAGGCGTATTGGAGAGAGATGAGGCGGCCCTTCGCCGCCAACTGGAATTGTCGGATCAGCAAGAAGCCATTTATCGCTATCTCGAAGCCCATAAGCTCGTTGCCTTCGTCGGAGACGGAGCCGTTCTTCCCCGGGAGAGCGGGATTAGCGACAGACCGATGCAAGGGAAAGGAGTGATCCCTTTTTACTCCCCTCCCTCTCTAGCGGTGGAAATTCCGATCCCCCATCGGGAGAAACCGATTCGTGGCATGGGAATTCCCCAGGGAGTCACCTTAATCGTAGGGGGAGGGTATCACGGGAAAAGCACCCTTCTTAAGGCGATTGAGCGTGGCGTTTATCCCCACATCCCCGGAGATGGGCGGGAGTACGTCCTCACAGACACTACCGCCGTAAAGATTAGGGCGGAAGATGGGCGTAAGATCACCGGAGTCAATCTGACTCCCTTTATCCACCAACTTCCATATGGGAAGGAGACCACCTTCTTTACCACGGAAGATGCTTCGGGGAGCACGTCCCAAGCAGCCAATATCCTGGAGATGCTGGAGGTAGGGGCACGTCTCCTCCTCATCGATGAAGATACAAGTGCCACCAATTTCATGATCCGGGATGCCCGGATGCAGGCTCTGGTAGAGAAAGAGAAGGAACCGATCACTCCCTTCATTGACCGAGTTCGAGAGCTTTACGAGGAACAAGGGGTCTCTACCCTTCTCGTCGTAGGCGGAACCGGTGATTATCTCGATGTGGCTGATACGGTCATCTTGATGGACGAGTACAAAGCGTATGATGTGACACAGAAGGCAAAAGAGGTGGCGGGACGGTTAAAGAGTACTCGTAAACCGGAGACAACCTCCCCTCTCCATCTCACTCCCCGCATCCCTCTCCCAGAAAGTTTCTCTGCTTTAAGGAAAGGGAGGGAGAAGGCGGAGGCAAAGGGCATTTTTACAATTCTCCTGGGAGAGGAGAGGATTGACCTCTCTTACTGTGAGCAGTTGGTGGATGAAAGCCAGACCCGAGCCATCGCCAACCTTCTTAGGCTGCTGGGGGAAGAGAGGGAGGTGGGCAGGTGGGAGATGAACCGGCTCCTCGTAGAGGTGGAAAAAAGGCTTCAGGAGAAGGGTTTAGAAGTTCTCTCTCCCTATCCGCCGGGAAAACATCCCGGCGATATGGCCCTTCCCCGTCGTTTCGAGATCGCGATGGCGGTCAACCGACTCCGCTCTCTTCGCATAAAAAATCCTTAA
- a CDS encoding HU family DNA-binding protein, which translates to MNKSELVARVAEMTGFTKKDSSKAVDAVLDAITDALKTGEKVQLIGFGNFEIRERSARKGRNPQTGEEIMISASKVPAFRPGKGLKEQIYRRTVR; encoded by the coding sequence GTGAACAAAAGCGAATTGGTCGCACGCGTAGCCGAGATGACGGGATTTACGAAAAAGGATTCCTCAAAGGCTGTAGATGCGGTTTTAGATGCGATCACCGATGCGCTAAAAACCGGAGAGAAGGTCCAACTGATCGGTTTCGGGAATTTTGAGATTCGGGAGCGCTCCGCCAGGAAAGGGCGGAACCCCCAGACCGGCGAGGAAATCATGATCTCAGCTTCTAAAGTTCCTGCCTTTAGACCGGGAAAGGGTTTGAAAGAACAGATTTATCGCAGGACAGTGAGATAA